From the Lolium rigidum isolate FL_2022 chromosome 2, APGP_CSIRO_Lrig_0.1, whole genome shotgun sequence genome, one window contains:
- the LOC124686523 gene encoding myb family transcription factor IPN2-like isoform X2, whose amino-acid sequence MFSSKKATSSSSAGAVAVQGSNVNERGGICVQGDSGLVLTTDPKPRLRWTVELHERFVDAVAQLGGPDKATPKTIMRVMGVKGLTLYHLKSHLQKFRLGKQPHKDFNDHAVKDAAAAMEMHRNAASSSGMMGRNMNDRNVHMNEAIRMQMEVQRRLHEQLEVQKHLQMRIEAQGKYMQSILEKAYQSLSSGDVAVNPAGGYKSLGSHGGVLDVCSIKDISTASMGFPSLQDLHLYGGGHLDLQQQHAPMESFFSCSDGGGGLGSLGKKRSGQYAGGKSPMLWGDDDDEDEKGDQLLQMAPPMMDDMDSIAGVYDAKSMMTMSGDSAGSRGYDGSAGSKLERPSPRRLHMGGQSPSVIYG is encoded by the exons ATGTTCTCTTCCAAGAAGGCCACTAGCAGCAGCAGCGCTGGAGCGGTGGCGGTGCAGGGCTCCAACGTGAACGAGAGAGGGGGCATCTGCGTGCAGGGCGATTCAGGCCTCGTCCTCACCACCGACCCCAAGCCCCGCCTCCGGTGGACCGTCGAGCTCCACGAGCGCTTCGTCGACGCCGTCGCCCAGCTCGGAGGCCCCGACA AGGCGACACCCAAGACTATTATGAGGGTCATGGGAGTCAAGGGGCTCACTCTTTACCACCTCAAGAGCCACCTTCAG AAATTCAGGTTGGGGAAGCAGCCACACAAGGACTTCAACGATCATGCTGTTAAGGATG CTGCAGCAGCAATGGAGATGCATAGAAACGCGGCCTCTTCTTCAGGCATGATGGGTAGAAACATGAACGA CCGCAACGTGCACATGAACGAGGCCATCAGAATGCAAATGGAGGTGCAAAGAAGGCTGCATGAGCAACTAGAG GTGCAGAAGCACCTCCAAATGAGGATTGAAGCCCAGGGAAAGTACATGCAGTCCATCCTGGAGAAAGCATACCAGAGCCTCTCGTCCGGCGACGTCGCAGTGAACCCTGCCGGAGGGTACAAATCCCTAGGCAGCCACGGTGGTGTCCTCGACGTGTGCTCCATCAAGGACATTAGCACAGCTTCCATGGGCTTCCCGTCTCTGCAGGACCTGCACCTCTACGGAGGCGGGCACCTAGACCTGCAGCAGCAGCATGCGCCAATGGAGAGCTTCTTCTCGtgcagcgatggcggtggcggCCTTGGGTCGTTGGGGAAGAAGAGGTCCGGCCAGTATGCCGGCGGAAAGAGCCCCATGCTGTggggcgacgatgacgacgaggatgaaAAGGGCGACCAGCTCCTCCAGATGGCGCCGCCGATGATGGACGACATGGACTCCATCGCCGGCGTGTACGACGCAAAGTCGATGATGACCATGTCCGGCGACTCGGCAGGAAGCAGGGGCTACGACGGCAGTGCGGGGTCTAAGCTTGAGAGGCCGTCGCCGCGGCGGCTGCACATGGGAGGCCAGAGCCCGTCGGTGATCTACGGGTAA
- the LOC124686523 gene encoding myb family transcription factor IPN2-like isoform X1, which translates to MFSSKKATSSSSAGAVAVQGSNVNERGGICVQGDSGLVLTTDPKPRLRWTVELHERFVDAVAQLGGPDKATPKTIMRVMGVKGLTLYHLKSHLQKFRLGKQPHKDFNDHAVKDAAAAMEMHRNAASSSGMMGRNMNDRNVHMNEAIRMQMEVQRRLHEQLEVINQPRIKVQKHLQMRIEAQGKYMQSILEKAYQSLSSGDVAVNPAGGYKSLGSHGGVLDVCSIKDISTASMGFPSLQDLHLYGGGHLDLQQQHAPMESFFSCSDGGGGLGSLGKKRSGQYAGGKSPMLWGDDDDEDEKGDQLLQMAPPMMDDMDSIAGVYDAKSMMTMSGDSAGSRGYDGSAGSKLERPSPRRLHMGGQSPSVIYG; encoded by the exons ATGTTCTCTTCCAAGAAGGCCACTAGCAGCAGCAGCGCTGGAGCGGTGGCGGTGCAGGGCTCCAACGTGAACGAGAGAGGGGGCATCTGCGTGCAGGGCGATTCAGGCCTCGTCCTCACCACCGACCCCAAGCCCCGCCTCCGGTGGACCGTCGAGCTCCACGAGCGCTTCGTCGACGCCGTCGCCCAGCTCGGAGGCCCCGACA AGGCGACACCCAAGACTATTATGAGGGTCATGGGAGTCAAGGGGCTCACTCTTTACCACCTCAAGAGCCACCTTCAG AAATTCAGGTTGGGGAAGCAGCCACACAAGGACTTCAACGATCATGCTGTTAAGGATG CTGCAGCAGCAATGGAGATGCATAGAAACGCGGCCTCTTCTTCAGGCATGATGGGTAGAAACATGAACGA CCGCAACGTGCACATGAACGAGGCCATCAGAATGCAAATGGAGGTGCAAAGAAGGCTGCATGAGCAACTAGAGGTGATTAATCAACCAAGAATCAAA GTGCAGAAGCACCTCCAAATGAGGATTGAAGCCCAGGGAAAGTACATGCAGTCCATCCTGGAGAAAGCATACCAGAGCCTCTCGTCCGGCGACGTCGCAGTGAACCCTGCCGGAGGGTACAAATCCCTAGGCAGCCACGGTGGTGTCCTCGACGTGTGCTCCATCAAGGACATTAGCACAGCTTCCATGGGCTTCCCGTCTCTGCAGGACCTGCACCTCTACGGAGGCGGGCACCTAGACCTGCAGCAGCAGCATGCGCCAATGGAGAGCTTCTTCTCGtgcagcgatggcggtggcggCCTTGGGTCGTTGGGGAAGAAGAGGTCCGGCCAGTATGCCGGCGGAAAGAGCCCCATGCTGTggggcgacgatgacgacgaggatgaaAAGGGCGACCAGCTCCTCCAGATGGCGCCGCCGATGATGGACGACATGGACTCCATCGCCGGCGTGTACGACGCAAAGTCGATGATGACCATGTCCGGCGACTCGGCAGGAAGCAGGGGCTACGACGGCAGTGCGGGGTCTAAGCTTGAGAGGCCGTCGCCGCGGCGGCTGCACATGGGAGGCCAGAGCCCGTCGGTGATCTACGGGTAA